A genomic stretch from Patescibacteria group bacterium includes:
- a CDS encoding 30S ribosomal protein S12: protein MPTISQLIRKGRHSQKAKSKSPAMQFGLDSLHRRRTELAKGSPFRRGVCVKVTTMTPKKPNSAIRKIARVRLSNGIEVTAYIPGEGHNLQEHSIVMLRGGRVKDLPGVRYHVVRGRYDTQGVADRRRGRSLYGQKKPKEKK, encoded by the coding sequence ATGCCCACCATCTCTCAACTCATCCGCAAGGGGCGTCACTCCCAAAAGGCGAAGAGCAAGTCTCCCGCCATGCAGTTCGGGCTCGATTCGCTCCACCGCCGCCGCACCGAACTCGCCAAGGGGAGCCCGTTCCGCCGCGGGGTGTGCGTGAAGGTCACCACGATGACCCCGAAGAAGCCGAACTCGGCGATCCGCAAGATCGCCCGCGTGCGTCTCTCAAACGGCATCGAGGTCACGGCGTACATCCCGGGCGAAGGCCACAACCTGCAGGAGCACTCCATCGTGATGCTGCGCGGAGGCCGCGTGAAGGACCTTCCGGGCGTGCGCTACCACGTGGTGCGCGGGCGTTACGACACCCAGGGCGTCGCCGATCGCCGCCGCGGCCGCTCGCTGTACGGACAAAAGAAGCCCAAGGAAAAGAAGTAA
- the fusA gene encoding elongation factor G has product MAREYSLEKTRNFGVIAHIDAGKTTTSERILFYTGKKHKIGEVHEGEATMDWMAQEQERGITITAAATTCFWKGHRMNLIDTPGHVDFTVEVKRSLRVLDGALVVFDGVAGVEPQSETNWRYADGYAVPRVCFINKLDRTGADYFKDLASIHTRLSRKAHPIQLPIGSESNFQGIVDLFDKKAYIFKDDLGKDIEVSDCPEDMKASVEEWRKKLVEAIAETDESLMERYLAGEEIPVPELKAGLRKATIANDIFPVLTGSALKNKGVQQVLDAVVEFLPSPLDIPPVKGHAPDSEELIERKASDDEPFAALAFKIAADPFVGKLAFFRVYSGKIAAGSYVLNSSTGGKERIGRIVRLHANTREDVDEVYAGEIAAAVGLKETFTGHTLCDQERPIVLESIVFPEPVISIAIEPKTKADQEKMGVALQKLAEEDPTFRVRTDEETNQVIISGMGELHLDIIVDRMKREFNVEANVGKPQVAYRESIKGEAESEGKYIRQSGGRGQYGHCWLRVEKNEAGKGFEFVEEIKGGAIPREFIKPIAKGAEEAADRGVLAGFPLIDVKVTVFDGSYHDVDSNEAAFKIAGSMAFQDACKKAGISLLEPMMKVEVVMPEEFMGTVVGDLNAKRGQIQEMGDRVGGAKIVTAFVPLAEMFGYVTTLRSNTQGRASYSMEFDHYEEVPGNVSKKIIEERSGVTRRAA; this is encoded by the coding sequence ATGGCACGCGAGTATTCCCTGGAAAAGACGCGCAACTTCGGCGTCATCGCCCACATCGATGCGGGCAAGACCACCACGAGCGAACGCATCCTGTTTTATACGGGCAAAAAGCATAAGATCGGCGAGGTGCACGAGGGCGAAGCTACCATGGACTGGATGGCGCAGGAGCAGGAACGCGGCATCACCATCACGGCCGCCGCCACCACCTGTTTTTGGAAGGGACATCGGATGAACCTCATCGACACCCCCGGGCACGTGGACTTCACCGTGGAAGTGAAGCGTTCCCTTCGCGTGCTCGACGGCGCGCTCGTCGTGTTCGACGGCGTGGCCGGCGTGGAGCCGCAGTCCGAGACCAACTGGCGCTACGCCGACGGCTACGCCGTGCCGCGCGTGTGCTTCATCAACAAGCTCGACCGCACCGGCGCGGACTATTTCAAGGACCTCGCGTCCATCCACACCCGCCTGTCGAGGAAGGCCCACCCCATCCAGCTCCCGATCGGGTCGGAATCCAATTTCCAGGGAATCGTGGACCTGTTCGACAAGAAGGCCTACATCTTCAAGGATGACCTCGGAAAGGACATCGAGGTGTCCGACTGCCCGGAGGACATGAAGGCATCGGTGGAGGAGTGGCGGAAGAAACTGGTCGAGGCGATCGCCGAGACCGACGAATCGCTCATGGAGCGCTATCTGGCCGGGGAGGAGATTCCCGTCCCGGAGCTCAAGGCCGGACTGCGCAAGGCCACCATCGCGAATGACATCTTCCCGGTGCTCACCGGCTCCGCGCTCAAGAACAAGGGGGTGCAGCAGGTGCTCGACGCCGTGGTGGAATTCCTGCCGAGCCCGCTTGACATCCCTCCGGTCAAGGGACACGCCCCGGATTCGGAGGAGCTCATCGAGCGCAAGGCCTCCGATGACGAGCCGTTCGCCGCGCTCGCGTTCAAGATCGCCGCCGACCCGTTCGTGGGCAAGCTCGCCTTCTTCCGCGTGTACTCCGGCAAGATCGCCGCCGGCTCCTACGTGCTCAACTCGAGCACCGGCGGAAAGGAGCGCATCGGCCGCATCGTGCGCCTGCACGCCAACACCCGCGAGGACGTGGACGAGGTGTACGCCGGCGAGATCGCCGCGGCCGTGGGCCTCAAGGAGACCTTCACCGGCCACACGCTGTGCGACCAGGAGCGTCCGATCGTGCTCGAGTCCATCGTGTTCCCGGAGCCGGTCATCTCCATCGCCATCGAGCCCAAGACCAAGGCCGACCAGGAGAAGATGGGCGTGGCGCTGCAGAAGCTCGCCGAGGAAGATCCCACCTTCCGCGTGCGCACCGACGAGGAGACCAACCAGGTCATCATCTCCGGCATGGGCGAGCTCCACCTCGACATCATCGTGGACCGCATGAAGCGCGAGTTCAACGTGGAAGCGAACGTGGGCAAGCCGCAAGTGGCCTACCGCGAGTCCATCAAGGGCGAAGCCGAGAGCGAAGGGAAGTACATCCGCCAGTCCGGCGGCCGCGGCCAATACGGCCACTGCTGGCTGCGCGTGGAAAAGAACGAGGCTGGCAAGGGGTTCGAGTTCGTCGAGGAGATCAAGGGCGGCGCCATCCCCCGCGAGTTCATCAAGCCGATCGCCAAGGGCGCCGAGGAGGCGGCCGACCGCGGCGTGCTCGCCGGCTTCCCGCTCATCGACGTGAAGGTGACCGTGTTCGACGGTTCCTACCACGACGTGGACTCCAACGAGGCGGCGTTCAAGATCGCCGGGTCCATGGCGTTCCAGGACGCCTGCAAGAAGGCCGGCATCTCGCTGCTTGAACCCATGATGAAGGTGGAAGTGGTGATGCCCGAGGAGTTCATGGGCACCGTGGTGGGCGACTTGAACGCCAAGCGCGGCCAGATCCAGGAGATGGGCGACCGCGTCGGGGGGGCGAAGATCGTCACCGCGTTCGTGCCGCTTGCCGAGATGTTCGGCTACGTCACCACGCTGCGCTCCAACACCCAGGGCCGCGCCAGCTACTCCATGGAATTCGACCACTACGAGGAAGTGCCCGGCAACGTGAGCAAGAAGATCATCGAGGAGCGTTCGGGAGTGACGCGTCGCGCCGCCTGA
- a CDS encoding 30S ribosomal protein S7 has product MRGKQAPKREQIPDPKFGNIYVSKLINMIMRKGKKATAQAVVYEAFELIQEKSKQDPVDTLDKALKNAMPSLEVKSKRVGGANYQVPMPVRGERRYQLAYRWILAATNAKKGRPMAQKLADELIAAAKGEGDAVKKKMDVQRMAEANRAFAHFAR; this is encoded by the coding sequence ATGCGTGGCAAGCAGGCACCAAAGCGCGAACAGATTCCCGACCCCAAGTTCGGGAACATTTACGTTTCCAAGCTCATCAACATGATCATGCGCAAGGGCAAGAAGGCCACGGCGCAGGCGGTCGTGTACGAGGCGTTCGAGCTCATCCAGGAAAAGTCCAAGCAGGACCCGGTCGACACCCTCGACAAGGCGCTCAAGAACGCCATGCCGAGCCTCGAGGTGAAAAGCAAGCGCGTGGGCGGCGCCAACTACCAGGTGCCGATGCCCGTGCGCGGCGAACGCCGCTACCAGCTGGCCTACCGTTGGATCCTCGCGGCCACCAACGCAAAGAAGGGCCGCCCGATGGCCCAGAAACTCGCCGACGAGCTCATCGCCGCGGCCAAGGGCGAGGGCGACGCGGTCAAGAAGAAGATGGACGTGCAGCGCATGGCCGAGGCCAACCGCGCCTTCGCGCACTTCGCCCGTTAA
- a CDS encoding site-2 protease family protein, with product MLFTLLAAAPAIALAWVAAILAALTVHEFSHALMAKFRGDRTAEWEGRLTLNPLSHIDPIGFLSLLLVGFGWAKPVPYNPNNLKDAKWDQVAVALMGPVSNLILATVAALVLRLLVWSGIVSSLNLLVIFLFLLVFINLGLAFFNFIPVHPLDGSKMFFVLFNHPKHFELRRIVGTYGSQILMALVVLSLVTPFNPFFFVDIPTQAACDFLLSEDCRGFFGAMLSAVSR from the coding sequence ATGCTCTTCACCCTCCTCGCCGCCGCTCCGGCCATCGCGCTCGCGTGGGTCGCCGCCATCCTCGCGGCGCTCACGGTGCATGAGTTCAGCCATGCGCTCATGGCCAAGTTCCGCGGCGACCGCACGGCCGAGTGGGAAGGGCGCCTCACGCTGAACCCGTTGTCCCACATCGACCCGATCGGCTTCCTGTCGCTGCTGCTCGTCGGGTTCGGCTGGGCCAAGCCCGTGCCGTACAACCCCAACAACCTGAAGGACGCCAAGTGGGACCAGGTGGCCGTCGCGCTCATGGGCCCGGTCTCGAACCTCATCCTCGCGACGGTCGCCGCGCTCGTCCTCCGGCTCCTCGTTTGGAGCGGGATCGTCTCATCGCTCAACCTTCTGGTCATCTTCCTGTTCCTGCTCGTGTTCATCAACCTGGGACTCGCGTTCTTCAACTTCATCCCGGTGCATCCGCTCGACGGGTCGAAGATGTTCTTCGTCCTGTTCAACCACCCGAAGCATTTCGAGCTTCGTCGGATCGTGGGGACGTACGGGTCCCAGATCCTCATGGCGCTCGTCGTCCTGTCGCTGGTCACCCCGTTCAACCCGTTCTTCTTCGTGGACATCCCCACCCAGGCCGCCTGTGATTTCCTGCTGTCCGAGGACTGCCGCGGCTTCTTTGGGGCGATGTTGAGCGCCGTTTCCCGGTGA